The following are encoded together in the Oceanobacillus zhaokaii genome:
- a CDS encoding ROK family transcriptional regulator has translation MQKQRTGDLKFIQELNRSIILDTIRKKGPISRSEIAKLINISPTTVTSAVSEIISEGLVYEYGVGTSSGGRKPVLLRFNPDNHSIIGVSITNSYIRIADMNLEGKILKKVVHPTNQLKGQEFIQFILEVVEQFLMQKADLEYCQGISIISPGIVDAENGVISYNTKLNLYGVPLKKLVEERTNLPTFLDNDANAFVLAENYFGLFSKYKDLLYVTIGEGVGSGMMVNGSIYRGFLGSSGEIGHTTVIDGGVKCSCGNRGCLENYVNWPAIYSRIVTAIMTQNRDTVIREMVSGDLNRIKPDIFVEAVNRQDGLALEIMEDILNYLSIAITNTIHFFNPEVIILSGEIIQDNPLFLEAIHAQVVRKVIVPLKDQVNIQSTSLGSEFELLGAAAVILHGKFKFQMM, from the coding sequence ATGCAAAAACAAAGAACCGGAGATTTAAAGTTTATTCAGGAATTAAATCGTTCCATTATTTTAGATACAATCCGAAAAAAAGGACCGATTTCCAGAAGTGAAATAGCAAAATTAATAAATATCAGCCCGACAACAGTAACTTCCGCTGTTTCAGAAATAATCAGCGAAGGTCTAGTTTACGAGTATGGTGTAGGAACATCAAGCGGTGGAAGAAAACCTGTCTTGCTCCGGTTCAATCCAGATAACCATTCAATTATTGGTGTATCTATAACAAACTCTTACATCAGAATTGCTGACATGAATCTGGAAGGGAAGATTTTGAAAAAGGTAGTCCATCCTACCAATCAGCTGAAAGGTCAGGAATTCATTCAATTCATTCTTGAAGTCGTGGAACAATTCCTGATGCAAAAAGCCGATTTAGAGTATTGCCAGGGAATTTCCATTATCTCACCAGGTATTGTGGATGCTGAAAATGGCGTGATCTCGTATAATACGAAGCTGAATCTCTATGGGGTTCCTTTAAAGAAATTAGTAGAGGAGAGAACAAATCTGCCGACATTCTTAGATAATGATGCGAATGCATTCGTTTTGGCAGAAAATTACTTCGGTCTATTCAGCAAATATAAAGATCTCCTTTATGTAACGATTGGTGAAGGTGTGGGTTCTGGAATGATGGTGAATGGCTCCATTTATCGCGGTTTCCTTGGCAGCTCTGGGGAGATAGGGCATACAACAGTAATAGATGGAGGAGTAAAATGCAGCTGTGGAAATCGGGGCTGTCTGGAGAATTACGTCAATTGGCCTGCAATCTATTCCAGAATTGTAACCGCTATCATGACGCAGAACAGGGATACCGTTATCAGAGAAATGGTGTCAGGGGACTTGAACAGAATAAAGCCGGATATCTTCGTTGAGGCTGTCAATCGGCAGGATGGTTTAGCACTGGAAATCATGGAAGATATTTTGAATTATTTATCGATTGCTATTACAAATACGATTCACTTCTTTAATCCCGAAGTAATTATTTTGAGTGGAGAGATTATCCAAGACAATCCTTTATTTCTGGAAGCTATTCATGCACAAGTAGTGCGTAAAGTGATAGTCCCTCTTAAGGATCAAGTTAATATTCAGAGTACATCACTTGGTTCTGAGTTCGAATTGCTTGGTGCTGCGGCAGTGATACTTCATGGTAAGTTCAAGTTTCAGATGATGTAG
- a CDS encoding YdcF family protein, which produces MKLIKRVISIVLLLLTCLYLILILGREFLIVNEKPKKVDAIIVLSGGPGRLEKAVELFKGGYAEYMMLSNSNVQGTSVQEAVEMGIPKNRIITEDYATSTYTNALYTKEEMEKNNLKSAIVVSSDFHMRRSKLVFQRLYKDTGIELTYIASPYLERTWLTEKSEREIVFREWTKLIGYWLHMYKFTEE; this is translated from the coding sequence ATGAAATTAATAAAAAGAGTAATCTCCATAGTATTGTTACTATTAACGTGCTTATACCTGATTTTAATTTTGGGTAGGGAATTTTTAATCGTTAATGAAAAGCCAAAGAAAGTAGATGCTATTATTGTACTAAGTGGAGGCCCGGGTAGATTGGAAAAGGCAGTAGAACTTTTTAAAGGTGGATATGCAGAATATATGATGCTTTCCAATTCCAATGTTCAAGGAACTTCAGTGCAAGAAGCGGTTGAGATGGGAATACCTAAAAATAGAATAATTACTGAGGACTACGCAACGAGTACATACACAAATGCTCTCTATACAAAAGAAGAAATGGAGAAAAATAATCTAAAATCGGCAATCGTTGTGTCATCCGATTTTCATATGAGAAGATCCAAGCTAGTTTTTCAAAGATTATATAAGGACACAGGAATTGAACTTACTTATATTGCTTCACCATATTTAGAAAGAACATGGTTAACGGAGAAAAGTGAAAGAGAAATTGTCTTTAGAGAATGGACAAAGTTGATTGGGTATTGGTTGCATATGTACAAGTTTACCGAAGAATAG
- a CDS encoding DegT/DnrJ/EryC1/StrS family aminotransferase translates to MQNQKKIFLSSPHMSGNEQKYIQEAFDLNWIAPLGNNVDGLERDLAEYNEVNDAAVVVSGTSAIHLALRLLNVGLDDTVFCSSLTFVASANPILYQGATPVLIDSEMDTWNMSPVALERALNEAKQNGNLPKAVIVVNLYGQSAKMDELIAICDNHGVNVIEDAAESLGSTYKGRKSGTFGKYGVFSFNGNKIITTSGGGALVSNDEEALKKARFLATQARDQAVHYQHSDVGYNYRMSNIVAGIGRGQMEVLDERVLQKRAVFERYNKAFCNIEGIEFQPELEGTMSNRWLTALTIDPKVTGISRHEIIEKLAEENIEARPVWKPMHLQPLFEGVKYYPHEEGNSVSDYLFEYGLCLPSGTNMSVEEQEKVIEVLKELLKI, encoded by the coding sequence ATGCAAAATCAAAAAAAAATCTTCCTCTCATCCCCACATATGAGTGGAAACGAACAGAAATACATTCAAGAAGCATTCGATTTAAATTGGATTGCACCACTAGGTAATAATGTCGATGGTTTAGAACGTGATTTAGCGGAATATAATGAAGTTAACGATGCTGCTGTGGTTGTATCTGGCACATCAGCAATTCATCTAGCTTTAAGACTTTTAAACGTTGGATTAGATGACACAGTATTTTGTTCGTCTCTAACGTTTGTAGCTAGTGCAAATCCGATTTTATATCAAGGCGCAACACCTGTATTAATTGATTCAGAGATGGACACATGGAATATGTCGCCAGTTGCACTGGAACGAGCGCTAAATGAAGCAAAGCAAAATGGTAATCTACCAAAAGCTGTAATTGTTGTTAATTTATATGGGCAAAGTGCGAAAATGGATGAACTTATTGCAATCTGTGATAATCATGGTGTAAATGTAATTGAAGATGCAGCTGAATCATTAGGAAGTACTTATAAAGGTAGAAAAAGTGGTACATTTGGAAAATATGGTGTATTTTCATTTAACGGTAACAAAATCATCACTACTTCTGGTGGTGGTGCACTTGTATCAAATGATGAAGAAGCATTAAAGAAAGCAAGATTCTTAGCTACACAGGCTCGTGATCAAGCAGTACACTATCAACATAGTGATGTTGGTTATAACTATCGAATGAGCAATATTGTTGCTGGTATCGGCCGTGGGCAAATGGAGGTATTGGATGAACGTGTTTTACAAAAACGTGCTGTTTTTGAACGCTATAATAAAGCATTCTGTAATATAGAAGGAATTGAATTTCAGCCAGAGTTAGAGGGTACAATGTCAAATCGTTGGTTAACTGCTCTTACAATAGACCCTAAAGTGACAGGCATTTCTCGCCATGAAATTATTGAGAAACTTGCGGAAGAAAATATTGAAGCACGTCCTGTTTGGAAACCAATGCATTTACAGCCACTTTTTGAGGGTGTGAAATACTATCCACATGAAGAGGGAAACAGTGTATCAGATTATTTATTTGAATATGGTCTCTGTTTGCCAAGTGGAACGAATATGAGTGTGGAAGAGCAGGAAAAGGTTATTGAAGTTTTAAAGGAACTTTTAAAAATATAA